The Natronosporangium hydrolyticum nucleotide sequence GGAAGTGTGGTGCTTCGACGGCGACGGGGCGTTGCTGATGCACCTCGGGAGCCTGGCGGTGATCGCCCAACAGGCGCCGCCCCGACTGTTCCATGTTGTCTTCAACAACGGGGTGCACGACAGCGTCGGCGGCCAGCCGACCGCGATCGACGTGGTCGATGTGGCGGCCGCGGCGCGCGGCCTCGGCTACCGGCACGCCGAGCCGGTGACTGAGCCGGGCGACGTGCCCGCGGCGGTGGCACGGATGCGGGCCACTGGCGGTCCGTCCCTTCTGGAACTCAGAGTACGCCCCGGCAGCCGGCCCGACCTCGGCCGGCCAACCCGGACCCCGGCGCAGAGCCGGGACGCGTTCATGGCCGCGCTCGCAGGGCAGCGGTGAGCCGAATGCCCGAGCACCAGCCCAGGCGCGCCGATGTCCGGTACGGCGACGGTCTGATCCTGACAGTGCCGGAGCTCGTGGCCGAGTTCGACGCCCGCCGGGTGCTGCTGGTCTGCGGCCGCAGCTCGTTCCAGACCTCCGGCGCCGCGGCGATGCTGCCCGCGCTGGCCGGGGCGGCGGAGCTGCGCCGGTGGAGCGACTTCTCCCCGAACCCGGACGTGGCCGAGCTGGCCCGCGGTTTGGCGGTGGTCGCCGAGTTTCAGCCGGATCTGGTGCTCGGCATCGGCGGCGGCAGCGCCCTCGACCTGGCCAAGCTGCTGGTGAGCTTCCCGCCCGGGACCGGCGGTGACCAGCTGGCCGAGCGGGTGCGCGCGGGTCGGGCTGAATCATGGCGGCGCCCGCGGCTGGTGCTGGCGCCCACCACCAGCGGCTCCGGCAGCGAAGCCACCCACTTCTCGGTAGTCTACATCGGAGCAGAGAAGTTCTCGGTGGCGTCACCGGCGATGCGGGCCGACGTAGTGGTGCTCGACCCGACCCTGAGCCGCACCGGAACGCCGTACCAGCGGGCGACCTCCGGCATCGACGCGGTGGCGCAGGCGATCGAGAGCCTGTGGGCGGTGGCCGGCACCCCGGCCAGCCGGCGCTGGGCCAGCCACGCGCTGGGGCTGCTGCTGCCGGCGATCGAGAACTTTGTGGTCGAGGCCGAACCGGGGGCCGCCTCCAGCCGCGCGATGACGATCGGCAGTCACCTGGCGGGGCGGGCGATCGACACCTCCCGCACCACCGCCGCCCACGCCCTGTCGTACGGGATCACCCAACGGTACGGCGTGAGTCACGGCCACGCGGTGGCGCTGACCCTGGGCGGGTTCCTCGCCGAGCACAGCGACCCGGCGCCGGCACGGCTGCGGGCGGAGGTCACCCCCGGCGCGCACGCCGCGGTGATGGCCGAGATCCAGACCCGGCTCGGCGCCACCGACGGCGTCACCGCGCAACAACGGTGGCGGGAGCTGATGCGCCA carries:
- a CDS encoding phosphonoacetaldehyde reductase, yielding MPEHQPRRADVRYGDGLILTVPELVAEFDARRVLLVCGRSSFQTSGAAAMLPALAGAAELRRWSDFSPNPDVAELARGLAVVAEFQPDLVLGIGGGSALDLAKLLVSFPPGTGGDQLAERVRAGRAESWRRPRLVLAPTTSGSGSEATHFSVVYIGAEKFSVASPAMRADVVVLDPTLSRTGTPYQRATSGIDAVAQAIESLWAVAGTPASRRWASHALGLLLPAIENFVVEAEPGAASSRAMTIGSHLAGRAIDTSRTTAAHALSYGITQRYGVSHGHAVALTLGGFLAEHSDPAPARLRAEVTPGAHAAVMAEIQTRLGATDGVTAQQRWRELMRQLGLNPSLTAAGVATDAERAALVDSVNVERLGNNPVTFTEVELGRLLADLD